A single region of the Nitrospirota bacterium genome encodes:
- a CDS encoding sigma-70 family RNA polymerase sigma factor: MKELLSMYEENFTCRDEELTDDFADDSVPSLEEREEQCESASAYDDGLLDVYLKEISTTPLLNKDKERLLAQQLEETKLRVYAVIFSVPCALAKLVELGTMVEKGELPLAAVMKEDEEWSERERAQQRKKFIQGIRALREALQQRTARSAGDAVIEKVRALHMNDEALSVFSRELKELALQLREAQARWDGMEQRQRRTAEGRRSRQRITALEARIGLKLPAFDTALARLERAEADVDEARRQIIEPNLRLVVSVAKRYSGKGLSLEDLIQEGNLGLMKAADRFDYRKGFKFSTYATWWIRQAIGRAVSDYSRTIRIPVHMIENMYAVHKIMSTYTQEFGVKPEPEEIARRAALPVERVFDVLKISDEPLSLDAAVGEDDALLKEFIEDTSTPSPFDRAVREEMKLHIDRILSSLSTKEEMVIRKRFGIGCGQPLTLDEIGQEFEVTRERVRQLQERAMRKLQAPMGALLS, from the coding sequence TTGAAAGAACTACTGAGCATGTACGAGGAGAATTTTACCTGCCGGGATGAGGAGCTCACCGATGATTTCGCCGACGACTCCGTGCCCTCGCTGGAGGAGCGGGAGGAGCAATGCGAGAGCGCCTCTGCTTATGACGACGGTCTTCTCGATGTCTACCTTAAAGAGATCAGCACGACCCCGCTGTTGAACAAGGACAAGGAGCGGCTGCTCGCGCAGCAGCTGGAAGAGACGAAGCTGCGGGTGTATGCGGTCATCTTCAGCGTGCCCTGCGCCCTCGCAAAGCTCGTTGAGCTCGGCACGATGGTCGAGAAAGGCGAGCTCCCCCTTGCAGCGGTGATGAAAGAGGATGAGGAGTGGTCCGAAAGGGAGCGCGCACAGCAGCGGAAGAAATTCATTCAGGGCATCAGGGCGCTGCGGGAGGCGCTGCAGCAGCGTACGGCGCGGAGCGCCGGCGATGCGGTAATCGAGAAGGTCAGGGCATTGCACATGAACGACGAGGCGCTGAGCGTTTTTTCCCGGGAGCTGAAGGAGCTCGCCCTGCAGCTCAGGGAGGCGCAGGCCCGCTGGGATGGCATGGAGCAGCGGCAGCGGCGCACTGCCGAGGGCAGGCGGAGCAGGCAGCGCATTACCGCGCTCGAGGCGCGCATCGGCCTGAAGCTTCCCGCCTTTGATACGGCGCTGGCCCGCCTCGAGCGCGCCGAAGCGGACGTGGACGAGGCGAGGCGGCAGATCATCGAGCCGAATCTCCGCCTCGTCGTCAGCGTGGCGAAGCGCTACAGCGGCAAAGGATTGAGCCTCGAGGACCTCATCCAGGAGGGAAACCTCGGCCTCATGAAGGCCGCGGACCGGTTCGACTACCGGAAGGGGTTCAAGTTCAGCACCTACGCCACGTGGTGGATCCGGCAGGCGATCGGCAGGGCGGTGTCGGACTATTCGAGGACCATACGCATACCGGTCCATATGATCGAGAACATGTACGCGGTGCACAAGATAATGAGCACCTATACCCAGGAGTTCGGGGTGAAGCCCGAGCCCGAAGAGATTGCGCGCAGGGCAGCGCTCCCGGTCGAGAGGGTCTTCGATGTCCTGAAGATATCCGACGAGCCGCTCTCCCTCGACGCCGCCGTCGGCGAGGATGACGCGCTGCTGAAGGAGTTCATCGAGGACACCTCCACCCCCTCGCCCTTCGACCGGGCGGTCCGCGAAGAGATGAAGCTGCATATCGACAGGATACTGTCGTCGCTCTCGACGAAAGAAGAGATGGTCATCAGGAAGCGCTTCGGCATCGGCTGCGGGCAGCCGCTCACCCTCGACGAGATAGGACAGGAGTTCGAGGTGACCCGGGAGCGCGTCAGACAGCTCCAGGAGCGGGCGATGCGGAAGCTCCAGGCCCCGATGGGCGCCCTGTTGAGCTGA
- a CDS encoding amidohydrolase family protein, whose translation MGTQRRKRRGEEALPFPVPVTSVLETDPARPLQSAEQRRVEAITRELAGTCGERLGMTRREFLKTSCGMAAAFMALNSVFGDFFAVHPAEAADPAFAQARRDALSGQFIFDVQTHFVSPRYGSEAILKLREMAKKWNPQLKGEQESLEKIRFDNYYREIYELSDTKIALLTSAPNDDPKKWFIHNDEIAKTREAVNRKAGRKIMYSHAVFTPGHPEWREALDRAIVEYQPDAWKGYTTGAPFDSSRYPWRMDDEKLVYPAYERMAKAGITNVCIHKGLLPPGYKKTMGKTWRYGSVADVGKAAKDWPQLNFIIYHAGIMKGEPPSRDDVKNFERTGHIPWVSELAAIPQQYGVKNVYGEIGNTFALTAVSSPRYCAGILGTLIKGLGADHVLWGTDSVFYGSPQWQIEAFRRIEIPADLQKKFGYTPLGPADGEVKQLIFAGNGARLYKVKTEAGPDLVKAQR comes from the coding sequence ATGGGCACTCAACGCCGTAAGCGCAGGGGAGAAGAAGCTCTCCCATTTCCCGTACCGGTCACCAGCGTGCTCGAGACCGACCCCGCTCGGCCGCTCCAGTCGGCGGAGCAGCGAAGGGTCGAGGCGATTACCCGGGAGCTGGCCGGGACCTGCGGGGAGCGACTGGGCATGACCAGGCGGGAGTTCCTCAAAACGAGCTGCGGCATGGCGGCAGCATTCATGGCGCTGAACTCGGTATTCGGCGACTTCTTTGCCGTTCATCCCGCAGAGGCCGCTGACCCCGCATTCGCCCAGGCGAGAAGGGACGCCCTTTCCGGCCAGTTCATCTTCGATGTCCAGACCCACTTTGTCAGCCCGCGGTACGGTTCCGAAGCTATCCTGAAGCTCAGGGAGATGGCGAAAAAATGGAATCCTCAGCTCAAGGGCGAACAGGAGAGCCTCGAGAAGATCCGTTTCGATAATTATTACCGGGAGATCTACGAGCTCAGCGACACGAAGATAGCGCTCCTCACGAGCGCTCCCAACGACGACCCGAAGAAGTGGTTCATCCATAACGACGAGATAGCGAAGACGCGCGAGGCGGTGAACAGGAAAGCGGGAAGGAAGATCATGTACAGCCATGCCGTGTTCACGCCGGGGCATCCGGAGTGGAGGGAGGCCCTGGACCGGGCTATTGTCGAGTACCAGCCTGACGCCTGGAAGGGCTACACCACCGGCGCGCCCTTCGACAGCTCCCGGTATCCCTGGAGGATGGATGACGAGAAGCTCGTCTACCCCGCTTATGAGAGGATGGCGAAGGCGGGCATCACCAACGTCTGTATCCATAAGGGGCTGCTGCCCCCGGGGTACAAGAAGACGATGGGGAAGACCTGGCGGTACGGCTCGGTCGCCGATGTGGGGAAGGCGGCGAAGGACTGGCCGCAGCTGAACTTCATCATCTATCACGCGGGCATCATGAAAGGAGAGCCGCCGTCCAGGGATGACGTAAAGAATTTCGAGAGGACGGGGCATATCCCGTGGGTGAGCGAGCTGGCGGCCATACCCCAGCAGTACGGGGTGAAGAACGTCTACGGCGAGATAGGCAACACCTTTGCGCTTACCGCGGTCAGCAGCCCCCGCTATTGTGCGGGAATACTGGGCACCCTGATCAAAGGGCTCGGCGCGGACCATGTGCTCTGGGGCACGGACTCGGTGTTCTACGGCTCGCCCCAGTGGCAGATCGAGGCCTTCCGCCGCATCGAGATCCCTGCCGACCTGCAGAAAAAGTTCGGTTATACGCCGCTCGGTCCTGCCGACGGCGAAGTGAAGCAGCTGATCTTCGCCGGCAACGGGGCGCGGCTCTACAAGGTGAAGACCGAGGCAGGGCCCGACCTGGTGAAGGCGCAGCGATAA
- the vapB gene encoding type II toxin-antitoxin system VapB family antitoxin, whose translation MKTAKIFRNGQSQAVRLPKEFRFKDDQVFIKKIGGAVVLIPKSSSWDPLVESLRKFSDDFMSERVQPKTETRESFS comes from the coding sequence ATGAAGACGGCAAAAATATTCCGCAACGGCCAGAGTCAGGCGGTGCGGCTGCCCAAAGAATTCAGGTTCAAGGACGACCAGGTATTCATCAAGAAAATAGGAGGCGCGGTCGTGCTTATCCCCAAGAGCAGCTCCTGGGATCCTCTCGTAGAGAGCCTGAGAAAATTCTCGGATGATTTCATGTCCGAGAGGGTGCAGCCAAAGACAGAGACGCGGGAGAGCTTTTCGTGA
- a CDS encoding type II toxin-antitoxin system VapC family toxin, translated as MKFMLDTNTCIYLIKQKPEKVLHRFKAYTVGDIGISSIVLAELEYGVAKSRHVQRNRLALHEFILPLEIAAFDERAAEAYGTVRSMLEKNGMPAGSMDMLIGAHALSLGVTLITNNMREFGRIEGLKVTDWTA; from the coding sequence GTGAAGTTCATGCTGGATACCAATACCTGTATTTACCTTATCAAACAAAAGCCGGAAAAAGTGCTGCATCGCTTCAAAGCGTACACCGTGGGCGATATCGGCATCTCCTCCATCGTTCTTGCCGAGCTCGAGTACGGTGTTGCAAAGAGCCGGCATGTCCAGAGAAACCGGCTTGCGCTGCATGAATTCATCCTGCCCCTCGAGATCGCCGCGTTCGACGAGCGTGCTGCGGAAGCGTATGGCACGGTCCGATCGATGCTCGAGAAAAACGGTATGCCTGCCGGCTCAATGGATATGCTCATAGGAGCGCATGCCCTCAGCCTCGGCGTGACGCTCATTACGAACAATATGAGAGAATTCGGCCGAATAGAGGGATTGAAAGTTACCGACTGGACCGCCTAA
- a CDS encoding UvrD-helicase domain-containing protein: protein MILDDLNPQQREAVEHFGAPLLVLAGAGSGKTKVITHKIAWLIQEKGIRPNRILAITFTKKAAREMQERVEQLLAIRPKWISTFHAFCVRVLRESVEALDRGFDRKFLIYDEDDSIKVLKDILRGLNRDIREADKAKAVISKAKQEYRESIVDYVSRLAFPASTYAAVAGQYQAELERSNAMDYDDLIYYVVDLFVKKPGLRKLWQERFDYILVDEYQDTNKIQYMLVNLLVGDRGNICVVGDPQQCIYTWRGAHPLNILNFAEDHAARETKLEVNYRSTRKILDIANKIIARADRVWEGKILELSTVREDGGEVRYTRGYDDEAECSFIAEKIGDLADQGCRYADMAVLMRMSFVSRGIEHTFVRYGIPYEIIGGPAFYDRAEIKDILSYLRVIANRRDKAGFDRIVNVPPRSIGAQTLAKIKERFVTDWVQALRDTKLGARQRAHADRLADIIESYGDSVEEKPYTVMMELLRDLHYDDYLVDHYKDDYEDRRGNISELANVLKTVESEGTPFSEFLEENLLSQDQDRIGGGDTVKVMTIHAAKGLEFPAVFVMALEEEIFPSARALESLSQMEEERRLFYVAVTRAKERLYLSSASRRMRFGDVMFSLESRYIDEIRDELTAREEEEAF from the coding sequence TTGATACTCGACGATCTGAATCCACAGCAGCGCGAAGCGGTCGAACACTTCGGCGCCCCCCTGCTCGTGCTCGCCGGCGCCGGCTCGGGCAAGACAAAGGTCATTACCCACAAGATCGCCTGGCTCATTCAGGAGAAGGGGATCAGGCCGAACCGTATCCTCGCCATCACCTTTACCAAAAAGGCTGCCCGGGAGATGCAGGAGCGCGTGGAGCAGCTGCTCGCCATCCGGCCGAAATGGATATCCACCTTTCATGCCTTCTGCGTGCGGGTGCTCCGCGAGAGCGTCGAAGCCCTCGACCGGGGCTTCGACCGGAAGTTCCTCATCTACGACGAAGACGACAGTATCAAGGTCCTGAAGGATATCCTGCGCGGTCTCAACAGGGATATCCGGGAGGCCGACAAGGCGAAGGCGGTCATCTCGAAGGCGAAGCAGGAATACCGGGAGAGTATCGTCGACTACGTTTCCCGGCTGGCCTTCCCCGCTTCGACCTATGCGGCCGTCGCCGGGCAGTACCAGGCCGAGCTCGAACGGAGCAATGCCATGGACTACGACGACCTCATTTATTATGTGGTAGACCTCTTCGTAAAGAAACCCGGGCTCCGGAAGCTCTGGCAGGAGCGCTTCGATTATATCCTCGTGGATGAGTACCAGGACACCAACAAGATCCAGTATATGCTGGTCAATCTCCTCGTCGGCGACCGGGGGAATATCTGCGTGGTCGGCGATCCCCAGCAGTGCATCTATACCTGGCGCGGCGCCCATCCGCTGAACATCCTCAATTTCGCCGAGGACCACGCGGCGCGCGAGACGAAGCTCGAGGTCAACTACCGCTCGACCAGGAAGATCCTCGACATCGCCAACAAGATCATCGCCCGGGCGGACCGGGTGTGGGAGGGCAAGATCCTCGAGCTCTCGACGGTCAGGGAGGACGGGGGCGAGGTGCGGTATACCCGCGGCTACGATGACGAGGCCGAGTGCTCCTTTATTGCCGAGAAGATCGGCGACCTCGCGGACCAGGGCTGCCGCTACGCGGACATGGCGGTCCTGATGCGCATGTCCTTCGTGTCGCGGGGGATCGAGCATACCTTCGTCCGCTACGGCATACCCTACGAGATCATCGGCGGCCCGGCGTTCTACGACCGGGCGGAGATAAAGGATATCCTCTCCTACCTCCGCGTTATCGCGAACCGGAGAGACAAGGCGGGGTTCGACCGGATCGTGAATGTCCCGCCCCGCTCGATTGGCGCGCAGACGCTGGCGAAGATAAAGGAACGGTTCGTCACGGACTGGGTGCAGGCGCTGCGGGATACGAAGCTCGGAGCGCGCCAGCGGGCCCATGCCGACCGGCTCGCCGATATCATCGAATCGTACGGGGACAGCGTCGAGGAGAAGCCCTACACGGTCATGATGGAGCTCCTGCGCGACCTGCACTACGACGATTACCTCGTCGACCATTACAAGGACGACTACGAGGACCGGAGGGGCAATATCTCGGAACTGGCCAATGTTCTGAAGACGGTGGAGAGCGAGGGAACGCCGTTTTCCGAGTTCCTCGAAGAGAACCTCCTCTCCCAGGACCAGGACCGGATCGGCGGCGGCGATACGGTGAAGGTGATGACCATCCATGCTGCCAAGGGCCTCGAGTTCCCGGCCGTCTTCGTCATGGCGCTGGAAGAGGAGATATTCCCCTCGGCGAGGGCGCTCGAGAGCCTCTCCCAGATGGAAGAGGAGCGGCGGCTCTTCTATGTCGCGGTCACCAGGGCGAAGGAGCGGCTCTATCTCTCCTCAGCGTCGCGCAGGATGCGCTTCGGCGACGTGATGTTCTCGCTCGAGTCGCGCTATATCGACGAGATACGGGACGAGCTGACGGCTCGGGAAGAGGAAGAGGCGTTCTGA
- a CDS encoding YtxH domain-containing protein yields the protein MFFSGRDNGRSGIIYSALIGGFVGAGLAMLLTPHSGKKMRRRITDMAEDARDYANRMADDAKEYAVRVQKSMGKMSK from the coding sequence ATGTTTTTCAGCGGAAGAGACAACGGGCGGAGCGGCATCATCTACTCGGCTTTGATAGGAGGCTTTGTCGGAGCGGGGCTGGCGATGCTCCTTACCCCGCATTCGGGCAAGAAGATGCGTCGGCGCATCACCGACATGGCCGAGGATGCGCGGGACTACGCGAACCGCATGGCCGACGATGCGAAAGAATACGCAGTGCGCGTGCAGAAAAGCATGGGCAAGATGTCAAAATAA
- a CDS encoding trypsin-like serine protease, protein MIRTACIPDRTDRTVSAARATALFLFLLTVIPCIPVQAADDPGGGFLSLPPSSRPALTTAGAPADRAVTPTSFYDGVARVLITTPAGTVGCTGALLNSGLHVLTAAHCLTDDTGRLAAQSATASFFFSGGRQDVQGASYALHPGWNGDIGHGSDIALIRLSGRAGTRGYELFRDEEFIGGVADLAGYGDTGTGTTGSVEGSFGALRAGTNRLDTFWDIPGLPFAYDFDDGSAERDTIGNLFGVPDRGTGASEVMTAPGDSGAPAFIDFKIAGVHSFGATFGVPFDIDNELNDTFGELGGGTRVAPYASWVDGVVAAPEPGTFALCALGAIALISYYRRKSR, encoded by the coding sequence ATGATACGTACAGCTTGCATCCCAGACCGAACCGACAGAACAGTATCGGCCGCGCGCGCAACCGCCCTCTTTCTTTTCCTGCTCACGGTGATCCCCTGCATCCCGGTACAAGCGGCGGACGACCCCGGAGGGGGCTTTCTCTCCCTTCCCCCCTCCTCGCGCCCGGCGCTCACCACGGCAGGCGCTCCCGCAGACCGTGCGGTGACCCCGACGAGCTTCTACGACGGCGTTGCCCGGGTGCTCATCACCACCCCGGCCGGAACGGTCGGATGCACCGGCGCCCTCCTCAACAGCGGCCTCCATGTGCTCACCGCAGCGCATTGCCTCACCGACGATACGGGCAGGCTTGCCGCGCAGTCGGCGACAGCGAGCTTCTTCTTTTCGGGCGGAAGACAGGACGTTCAAGGTGCGTCGTATGCACTGCATCCCGGATGGAACGGCGATATCGGCCACGGCAGCGACATCGCGCTCATACGGCTCTCCGGAAGGGCCGGGACGCGCGGCTACGAGCTCTTCAGGGACGAGGAGTTCATCGGCGGCGTCGCCGACCTGGCGGGCTACGGCGATACAGGGACCGGCACGACGGGATCGGTAGAGGGCTCCTTCGGCGCCCTGCGCGCAGGGACGAACCGGCTCGACACCTTCTGGGACATCCCGGGCCTCCCCTTTGCCTACGACTTCGACGACGGGTCAGCGGAACGGGACACCATCGGCAATCTCTTCGGCGTCCCCGACCGGGGGACCGGTGCGAGCGAGGTGATGACCGCGCCGGGAGACTCGGGCGCGCCTGCCTTCATCGACTTCAAGATCGCGGGCGTCCACTCCTTCGGCGCTACGTTCGGCGTTCCCTTTGACATCGACAATGAGCTGAACGACACCTTCGGAGAGCTCGGCGGCGGCACGCGCGTCGCCCCATACGCCTCCTGGGTCGACGGCGTCGTTGCAGCGCCCGAGCCGGGCACCTTCGCCCTCTGCGCATTGGGCGCTATCGCCCTGATCTCGTACTATAGAAGAAAATCTCGATAG
- a CDS encoding OsmC family protein, which yields MPVRRAEAVWEGALKNGKGSMKLGSGAFEGAYSFASRFEEGTGTNPEELIAAAHAGCFSMALSFILEQAGYTAERVHTIAKVKIEKVGDGFGITSSALETEARVPGIDEKTFMEKAEAAKKGCPVSKALAGTEITLKATLLT from the coding sequence ATGCCGGTACGCAGGGCTGAAGCAGTGTGGGAAGGGGCGCTGAAGAACGGGAAGGGCAGCATGAAGCTCGGCAGCGGCGCCTTCGAAGGCGCTTATTCCTTCGCTTCCCGTTTCGAGGAGGGGACCGGCACCAATCCCGAGGAGCTGATCGCTGCGGCCCATGCCGGCTGCTTCTCGATGGCGCTGTCGTTCATCCTCGAACAGGCCGGGTATACGGCAGAACGCGTCCATACGATCGCAAAGGTAAAGATCGAGAAGGTCGGCGACGGGTTCGGCATCACCTCGAGCGCGCTCGAGACCGAAGCCCGGGTGCCCGGCATCGATGAGAAGACCTTCATGGAAAAGGCCGAGGCGGCCAAGAAGGGCTGCCCCGTATCCAAGGCGCTGGCAGGAACAGAGATTACGCTCAAAGCGACGCTGCTCACCTAG
- a CDS encoding TusE/DsrC/DsvC family sulfur relay protein, translating into MPVIEYGSMAVAVDDEGYLVNTDAWDEKVACALAEREGIDELTPERMAIITFMRQYYRQYNAFPILRAVCRNVQQPKECFSEHFIDPLKAWKIAGLPKPDEHVIADLRGEGGVT; encoded by the coding sequence ATGCCGGTGATCGAGTACGGGAGCATGGCGGTCGCGGTCGATGACGAGGGCTACCTCGTCAACACTGACGCGTGGGACGAAAAGGTAGCCTGCGCGCTTGCGGAGCGGGAGGGGATCGATGAGCTGACGCCGGAGCGGATGGCGATCATAACGTTCATGCGGCAGTACTACCGGCAGTACAACGCCTTCCCCATCCTGCGGGCCGTCTGCAGGAACGTGCAGCAGCCGAAGGAGTGCTTCAGCGAGCACTTCATCGACCCGCTCAAGGCGTGGAAGATCGCGGGGCTCCCGAAGCCCGACGAGCATGTCATCGCCGACCTGCGGGGAGAGGGCGGGGTAACGTAA
- a CDS encoding chemotaxis protein CheB codes for MARKESKPAASKSGKKTVKKPAAPERPSRAVAPPAARPAPKAAPQESGDQLLKDRDGSFFVVGIGASAGGLEAFEQFFTAMPADSGMGFVLIPHLSPEHKSIMSDLLGRYTKMEIFEARDGVQVRPDRVYIIPPDKDMSIFHGRLQLIKPVERRGLRHPIDFFFRSLAADQGERAIAIILSGTGTEGTLGLKEVKGVGGLVIAQDPKTARYDGMPRSATATGLVDYVLPPDKMPEQLLRYARSATGRVSLPPREAERAKPADALQKIFVLIRSQTGHDFSLYKHNTVMRRIERRMAVVQAGVLAEYYEYLRNHTAEVETLFRELLIRVTNFFRDPEAFEALKSKALPLLFENKPHGHQVRIWAPACSTGEEAYSLAIVFSEYMRTLKGSYKLQIFATDIDAGAIEIARAGLYSSNISVDVSPERLANFFVRKDNMYRVKEEIRELLVFATQNIIKDPPFSKLDMISCRNLLIYLSADLQKKVLPILRYSLNPGGILFLGSSESVGDNSDLFTVIDKKWKLYRARRIETPALIPLELQRVPLPEGGKRVRAAAPKAAGEPDIGELTADLLLTHYSPPCVVVDRNGDIVHVHGKTGKYLEPAAGKASLNVVEMAREGLRMELRTALRQVSKQMKDSTVEGIGVRTNGSIQMITLEVRYLKEPENLRGLMMVVFRDMPTLSIEKAAEGRPLSREKMDRRVADLEFELKSTREHLQTTIEELETSNEELQATNEELQSSNEELQSTNEELETSKEELQSTNEELMTVNSELQHKMEELSQVNNDMNNLLASTQIATIFLDEELKVKRFTPSATDVINLIQGDIGRPVTDIVSKLDYPELARDAAQVLQSLTSRERLVKHRNGLQYLTRIIPYRTVGNVIEGVVITFIEVQRKMQELGDLLEFSRGIVETVREPLLVLDQSLKVLAANRAFYETFKVLEKDTEGKLVYELGGRQWDIPALKKLLEEILPESSQFVDFSVEHDFPRIGRRKMLLNARRIERTNTILLAIEDVTGKK; via the coding sequence GTGGCAAGGAAGGAGAGCAAGCCCGCGGCTTCGAAGAGCGGAAAGAAAACGGTCAAAAAACCGGCCGCACCCGAGCGTCCTAGCCGCGCTGTCGCACCCCCTGCCGCACGGCCCGCGCCGAAGGCCGCCCCCCAGGAGAGCGGAGACCAGCTTCTGAAAGACCGGGACGGCAGCTTCTTCGTCGTCGGCATCGGGGCCTCTGCCGGCGGGCTCGAGGCTTTCGAGCAGTTCTTCACCGCCATGCCCGCGGACAGCGGCATGGGCTTCGTCCTCATCCCCCATCTGTCGCCGGAGCACAAGAGCATCATGAGCGACCTGCTCGGGCGCTACACGAAGATGGAAATATTCGAGGCCCGGGACGGCGTGCAGGTGAGGCCCGACCGTGTCTATATCATTCCGCCCGACAAGGACATGTCCATATTCCACGGCCGGCTCCAGCTCATCAAGCCGGTCGAGCGGCGGGGCCTCCGCCACCCCATCGACTTCTTCTTCCGCTCCCTCGCCGCAGACCAGGGAGAGCGCGCCATCGCCATTATCCTTTCGGGCACCGGCACCGAGGGGACGCTGGGGCTTAAAGAGGTCAAAGGCGTCGGCGGCCTGGTGATCGCCCAGGACCCCAAGACCGCCCGCTACGACGGCATGCCCCGGAGCGCCACCGCCACGGGCCTCGTCGACTACGTGCTGCCTCCCGACAAGATGCCCGAGCAGCTCCTCCGGTATGCGCGGAGCGCCACCGGCAGGGTCTCACTGCCGCCGCGGGAGGCCGAGAGGGCCAAGCCCGCCGACGCGCTCCAGAAGATATTCGTGCTCATCCGCTCCCAGACCGGCCACGACTTTTCGCTCTACAAGCACAACACCGTCATGCGCCGCATCGAGCGCCGCATGGCCGTGGTCCAGGCCGGCGTCCTCGCCGAATACTACGAGTACCTCCGCAACCATACCGCCGAGGTCGAGACGCTCTTCCGCGAGCTGCTCATCCGGGTCACCAACTTCTTCCGCGACCCCGAGGCCTTCGAGGCGCTCAAGAGCAAGGCGCTCCCGCTCCTCTTCGAGAACAAACCCCACGGCCACCAGGTCCGCATCTGGGCGCCGGCCTGCTCCACCGGCGAAGAGGCGTATTCCCTCGCCATCGTCTTCAGCGAATATATGCGGACCCTCAAGGGCAGCTACAAGCTCCAGATATTCGCTACGGACATCGACGCCGGCGCGATCGAGATCGCCCGCGCCGGCCTCTACTCGTCGAATATCTCGGTCGATGTCTCGCCCGAGCGGCTGGCGAACTTCTTTGTCAGGAAGGACAACATGTACCGGGTGAAAGAGGAGATCAGGGAGCTGCTCGTCTTCGCCACCCAGAACATCATCAAGGACCCGCCCTTCTCGAAGCTCGACATGATAAGCTGCCGCAACCTCCTCATCTACCTGAGCGCCGACCTCCAGAAAAAGGTGCTGCCCATCCTCCGCTACTCGCTGAACCCCGGCGGCATCCTCTTCCTCGGCTCCTCGGAGAGCGTGGGGGACAACAGCGACCTCTTCACCGTCATCGACAAGAAGTGGAAGCTCTACCGGGCCCGCAGGATCGAGACGCCCGCGCTCATCCCGCTGGAGCTGCAGCGCGTCCCTCTCCCCGAAGGCGGAAAGCGGGTGCGGGCGGCCGCGCCGAAGGCGGCCGGCGAGCCGGATATCGGCGAGCTGACCGCGGACCTCCTGCTCACCCACTATTCGCCGCCCTGCGTCGTCGTCGACAGGAACGGCGACATTGTTCATGTCCACGGCAAGACCGGCAAGTACCTCGAGCCCGCTGCCGGCAAGGCCTCCCTCAATGTCGTCGAGATGGCGCGGGAAGGCCTCCGCATGGAGCTCCGGACCGCCCTCCGCCAGGTCTCCAAACAGATGAAGGATAGTACCGTCGAGGGGATCGGCGTCAGGACGAACGGCAGCATCCAGATGATCACCCTCGAAGTGCGCTACCTCAAGGAGCCCGAGAACCTGCGGGGGCTCATGATGGTCGTCTTCAGGGACATGCCGACGCTTTCTATAGAGAAGGCGGCCGAGGGCCGCCCCCTTTCCCGTGAGAAGATGGACAGGCGCGTCGCCGACCTCGAGTTCGAGCTGAAATCGACCAGGGAGCATCTCCAGACCACGATCGAAGAGCTCGAGACCTCGAACGAGGAGCTCCAGGCGACCAACGAGGAGCTGCAGTCGTCGAACGAAGAGCTGCAGAGCACCAACGAGGAACTCGAGACCTCCAAGGAGGAGCTGCAGTCCACCAACGAGGAGCTGATGACGGTCAACTCCGAGCTGCAGCACAAGATGGAGGAGCTGTCGCAGGTGAACAACGACATGAACAACCTGCTCGCCAGCACCCAGATCGCCACCATCTTCCTCGACGAGGAGCTGAAGGTCAAGCGTTTTACCCCTTCGGCAACGGACGTAATCAACCTCATCCAGGGCGACATCGGCCGCCCCGTGACCGACATCGTCTCGAAGCTCGACTATCCCGAGCTGGCGCGGGACGCGGCCCAGGTGCTCCAGTCCCTCACCTCCAGGGAGCGGCTCGTCAAGCACCGTAACGGCCTCCAATACCTGACGAGGATCATCCCCTACCGCACCGTCGGCAATGTCATCGAAGGCGTCGTGATCACCTTCATCGAGGTGCAGCGCAAGATGCAGGAGCTGGGCGACCTCCTCGAATTCTCGCGGGGCATCGTCGAGACCGTACGCGAGCCCCTGCTGGTGCTGGACCAGAGCTTGAAGGTGCTGGCGGCGAACAGGGCCTTTTACGAGACCTTCAAGGTACTGGAGAAGGATACGGAAGGAAAGCTCGTCTACGAGCTCGGCGGCCGGCAGTGGGACATCCCGGCCCTCAAGAAGCTCCTGGAGGAGATACTCCCCGAGAGCTCACAGTTCGTCGACTTCAGCGTGGAGCACGACTTCCCCCGCATCGGCAGGCGGAAGATGCTCCTGAACGCGCGGCGGATAGAGAGGACGAATACCATCCTCCTGGCGATAGAGGACGTGACGGGGAAAAAGTAA